One part of the Desulfonema ishimotonii genome encodes these proteins:
- a CDS encoding PepSY-associated TM helix domain-containing protein has translation MKQMFKISKWLHKYVGLLLLLFLMWMSATGVLLNHPDLISGISVPGGLIPSRYHLRNWNRGALINLLFSEQHPDTGFAGGRQGVWITKDGGRTFAPLQNGFPESRYYRKTQTLFYLESDSPRLFAGTGGGLYACRTDTEHWEAVPLGKDREQVRKILRIRDRVVVFTRSHVYASPLSPEETDFQPIPFSRDEDRPTVSLLKTLFGLHDGSLWGLPGKLLSDAAGVILFFLSISACYIWYYPKGVRRRRKAGAAAKTRAKALFRFCFRYHLRLGIWTAAILLIIAGTGLFMRPPLVAVIVGKSLPATWYTGGRTDNPWHDKIRNALYDPVADTVVVQASDGVWTGPSDFSRPFVRTRLPVPIFAMGALVFDACDTGGYRVGSFSGLYHLERETGRVTDMTTGRPGHRATAFRPGRCMATGYFRTPGGEAFVNDYRTGLLPLGDARFQGRFNMPPEMTTGFRMSLWNYLFEIHNGRFFAEFIGNWHILIIPLGSILFLLLLISGTYDWLYVKVFRRKFQSR, from the coding sequence ATGAAACAAATGTTCAAGATTTCCAAATGGCTGCATAAATACGTCGGCCTGCTCCTCCTTCTGTTTCTCATGTGGATGAGCGCCACCGGCGTTCTGCTCAATCACCCCGACCTCATCTCCGGCATATCCGTTCCGGGCGGGCTGATTCCCTCCCGGTATCATCTCCGAAACTGGAACCGGGGCGCGCTCATAAACCTGCTTTTTTCCGAACAGCACCCGGATACCGGGTTTGCCGGGGGCAGGCAGGGGGTCTGGATCACAAAGGACGGCGGCAGAACCTTTGCGCCCCTGCAAAACGGTTTCCCGGAATCCCGGTATTACCGGAAAACCCAGACCCTCTTCTATCTGGAATCGGATTCCCCCCGCCTCTTTGCCGGAACCGGCGGCGGACTGTATGCCTGCCGGACGGATACGGAACACTGGGAAGCCGTTCCCCTGGGCAAAGACCGGGAGCAGGTGAGAAAAATTCTCCGAATCCGGGACCGGGTGGTGGTCTTCACCCGCTCCCACGTCTATGCCTCTCCGCTGTCCCCGGAAGAAACGGATTTTCAGCCCATCCCCTTTTCAAGGGACGAAGACCGGCCAACCGTCTCGCTGCTCAAAACCCTTTTCGGCCTGCACGACGGGTCGCTGTGGGGGCTGCCCGGCAAGCTCCTGTCTGACGCCGCCGGTGTGATCCTCTTCTTCCTCAGCATCTCCGCGTGTTACATCTGGTATTATCCCAAAGGCGTCAGAAGACGCCGGAAAGCGGGAGCGGCCGCCAAAACACGCGCAAAAGCGCTTTTCCGATTCTGCTTCCGATATCACCTGAGGCTGGGCATCTGGACGGCGGCCATTTTGCTGATCATCGCCGGAACCGGACTCTTTATGCGCCCCCCGCTTGTGGCCGTCATTGTGGGAAAATCCCTTCCGGCCACCTGGTACACCGGGGGCCGCACCGATAATCCCTGGCACGACAAGATCCGGAACGCCCTGTATGATCCGGTGGCCGATACGGTTGTGGTGCAGGCCAGCGACGGGGTGTGGACCGGACCATCGGATTTCAGCCGCCCCTTTGTGCGGACGCGGCTGCCGGTTCCCATTTTTGCAATGGGTGCGCTGGTCTTTGATGCCTGTGACACAGGCGGATATCGGGTGGGATCGTTTTCAGGGCTGTATCATCTGGAGCGGGAAACCGGCCGGGTGACAGACATGACCACCGGCAGACCGGGCCACCGGGCCACGGCATTCCGGCCCGGCAGGTGCATGGCCACCGGCTATTTCAGAACACCGGGCGGAGAGGCGTTTGTGAACGACTACCGGACGGGCCTCTTGCCCCTGGGCGACGCCCGGTTTCAGGGGCGTTTCAACATGCCGCCGGAGATGACCACCGGCTTTCGCATGTCCCTGTGGAACTACCTGTTTGAAATTCACAACGGGCGCTTTTTCGCCGAGTTCATCGGCAACTGGCATATCCTCATCATCCCCCTGGGGTCCATCCTTTTTCTCCTGCTCCTGATCTCCGGCACATACGACTGGCTGTATGTGAAGGTGTTTCGCAGGAAATTTCAAAGCAGATAA
- a CDS encoding DUF2284 domain-containing protein, producing the protein MNKLPFQNSDPAHTDFQFLEDLSTAYWYSEALFAAIGLNLFDHIENGNDRPRSLSEAARCREAELTRLMRVLTRIELVYEFEGQWCNSQSARTFLLSESPDYMGDFLLYRQYMQPQWGALAQRAAREDRPIRPFLSRDDDYEVRNFHYVRSTDRLIRQKVPEILQLVRRESWRGPLLDIGGGAGTLGRALIRTRPDESAVLFDLPEVIRAARKIHPAPEDWRQLRAVGGDFRFHPFAGAQFGLIVMSNFLHAYNPDTARELLESALKLLRPDGLVLIHDYFPDRRGRSPHKGAFYDLNMMINTYDGGCRDAVEIAEWLGQAGMERVTVLDLQTDTSVILAGRRRPAQICETEWDDWLYTAREIGFSDARHIVPAQVMTAPWVRMKCRFGCRGYGKGLQCPPYSMPHDELRPLLESYSHALMVQGSPPGRDFHDKLLELERQAFLSEFHKALVFGAGPCPVCKTCAVDEGCKNPEKARPAMEACGIDVYETARNAGFQVMPVTERHGYVKYFGLLLME; encoded by the coding sequence ATGAACAAACTCCCCTTTCAGAATTCAGATCCCGCCCATACGGATTTCCAGTTTCTGGAGGATTTGTCCACGGCCTACTGGTATTCCGAAGCCCTGTTCGCAGCCATCGGGCTGAACCTGTTCGACCATATTGAAAACGGAAACGACCGGCCCCGGTCCCTGTCCGAAGCCGCCCGGTGCCGTGAAGCCGAACTGACGCGGCTGATGCGGGTGCTGACGCGAATAGAACTGGTCTACGAATTTGAGGGCCAATGGTGCAACAGCCAGAGCGCGCGGACCTTCCTGCTGTCGGAGAGCCCGGACTACATGGGGGACTTTCTGCTCTACCGCCAGTACATGCAGCCGCAGTGGGGCGCGCTTGCGCAGCGGGCGGCCCGCGAAGACCGTCCCATCAGGCCGTTTCTCTCCAGAGACGACGACTACGAGGTGCGCAATTTTCACTATGTGCGCTCCACGGACCGGCTGATCCGTCAGAAAGTGCCGGAAATTCTGCAACTGGTGCGGCGGGAAAGCTGGCGTGGCCCCCTGCTCGACATCGGCGGCGGTGCGGGCACCCTGGGGCGGGCGCTGATTCGCACCCGCCCGGATGAAAGCGCGGTGCTGTTCGATCTGCCCGAAGTGATCCGGGCCGCCCGGAAGATTCATCCCGCTCCCGAAGACTGGCGGCAACTGCGGGCCGTGGGCGGGGATTTCCGGTTCCACCCTTTTGCCGGAGCGCAGTTCGGCCTCATTGTGATGAGCAATTTTCTCCACGCCTATAATCCGGACACGGCACGGGAGCTGCTGGAAAGCGCCCTGAAGCTGCTCAGGCCTGACGGCCTGGTGCTGATCCACGACTATTTCCCGGACCGCCGGGGCCGCTCGCCCCATAAAGGGGCTTTTTACGACCTGAACATGATGATCAACACCTATGACGGCGGATGCCGTGACGCGGTGGAAATCGCAGAGTGGCTGGGACAGGCCGGAATGGAACGGGTGACAGTCCTGGATTTGCAGACAGATACGTCCGTGATTCTGGCAGGCCGCCGCAGGCCTGCACAGATCTGTGAAACCGAATGGGATGACTGGCTTTACACGGCGCGGGAGATCGGCTTTTCCGATGCCCGGCACATCGTCCCGGCTCAGGTGATGACCGCGCCCTGGGTGCGCATGAAATGCCGGTTCGGGTGTCGCGGATACGGCAAGGGGCTGCAATGTCCGCCGTACAGCATGCCCCATGACGAACTCCGCCCCCTGCTCGAATCCTATTCCCACGCCCTGATGGTGCAGGGATCGCCGCCCGGCAGGGATTTTCACGATAAACTGCTGGAACTGGAGCGCCAGGCGTTTCTGAGCGAATTTCACAAAGCGCTGGTATTCGGGGCCGGGCCGTGCCCGGTGTGCAAGACCTGTGCGGTTGATGAGGGCTGCAAGAACCCGGAAAAGGCCCGCCCGGCAATGGAAGCCTGCGGCATCGACGTGTATGAGACCGCCCGGAATGCCGGCTTTCAGGTGATGCCGGTAACGGAACGGCATGGATATGTAAAATATTTCGGACTGTTGCTGATGGAATAG
- a CDS encoding radical SAM protein: MRILLVQVPTSHLGAGERVYPLGLSRLSGLIPPYMKKQALDMNLLPDPWPVLRDKLTEFQPDTVMLSFRNLDPLAGHQTSYLSSLKTAAQMARLLAPDAGIWAGGPAFSLFGERLMREIPEIDLGLISEGEIVFPKMISGEIPPESLPGVVWRKDGQIVANPLGEKTDLNALPPMDIRTFSPDDYMNGNMYVAAVGIEGKRGCDLQCGYCIYPCLGGRRMRLRSPEKIVDEMEFIHEKFGAKLFHFTDSVLNRPADHFEDVCRALIRRKLEVSWTGFFREDTLTQSQCDLALNAGLIAIYFSGDALSDHGLKVLNKHLTKADLFRASRITAESGVLTMCHFLMNLPGELPAHEAEVRETMERILEIHAPAGNLGAVILNTVRLYPGAPLTRRLLRRETLDPSTDLLYPVYYNPPATSHLLHELQARCHSAGIFSHLKLDGNMSF; encoded by the coding sequence ATGCGAATTTTATTAGTTCAAGTCCCCACATCCCATCTGGGGGCGGGCGAACGGGTCTACCCGCTGGGCCTGTCCCGGCTGTCGGGCCTGATTCCGCCTTATATGAAAAAACAGGCCCTGGATATGAACCTCTTGCCGGACCCGTGGCCGGTACTCAGGGATAAACTGACCGAATTTCAGCCGGACACGGTGATGCTCTCCTTCCGCAACCTCGATCCGCTGGCCGGGCATCAGACGTCCTATCTCTCCTCCCTGAAGACCGCCGCGCAGATGGCCCGGCTTCTGGCCCCCGACGCCGGAATATGGGCGGGCGGCCCGGCATTCTCCCTGTTCGGCGAACGGCTGATGCGGGAAATCCCCGAAATCGACCTGGGGCTGATCAGCGAGGGCGAGATCGTTTTCCCGAAGATGATCTCCGGCGAAATACCGCCGGAATCCCTGCCCGGCGTGGTCTGGCGAAAAGACGGGCAGATTGTCGCCAATCCCCTGGGGGAAAAGACCGACCTGAACGCCCTGCCCCCCATGGACATCCGCACCTTTTCGCCGGATGACTATATGAACGGCAACATGTATGTGGCGGCAGTGGGCATCGAGGGCAAGCGGGGGTGTGATCTTCAGTGCGGATACTGCATTTATCCCTGTCTGGGCGGGCGGCGTATGCGCCTCCGAAGCCCGGAGAAGATCGTGGACGAGATGGAATTCATCCATGAGAAATTCGGCGCAAAGCTGTTTCACTTCACCGACAGTGTGCTGAACCGGCCTGCGGACCATTTTGAGGATGTCTGCCGGGCGCTGATCCGGCGGAAGCTGGAGGTGAGCTGGACCGGCTTTTTCCGGGAAGATACCCTGACCCAAAGCCAGTGTGATCTGGCCCTGAACGCCGGGCTGATCGCCATCTATTTTTCCGGCGACGCCCTCAGCGATCACGGGCTGAAGGTGCTGAACAAGCATCTGACCAAAGCGGACCTGTTCCGGGCCTCCCGGATCACCGCAGAGAGCGGTGTGCTGACCATGTGCCATTTCCTGATGAACCTGCCGGGCGAACTGCCGGCGCATGAGGCCGAGGTGCGGGAGACAATGGAGCGGATTCTGGAAATCCACGCGCCTGCCGGGAATCTGGGTGCGGTCATTCTGAACACGGTCCGCCTCTATCCGGGCGCGCCCCTGACGCGGCGGCTTCTCCGGCGAGAGACGCTTGATCCGTCCACGGATCTGCTCTATCCGGTGTACTACAATCCCCCGGCCACCTCACATCTGCTCCATGAATTGCAGGCCCGGTGCCACAGCGCCGGGATTTTCTCCCACCTGAAGCTGGATGGAAACATGTCCTTTTAA
- a CDS encoding NAD(P)/FAD-dependent oxidoreductase, with product MSDTPEGAILQRDKETYAIVPRTPAGMLNAETLEAITNVIRKYNIPIVKITSGQRLALVGMKADVIPQIWEDLGTDIGRATELCVHYAQACPGTAVCRFGLQDSLGLGLELEKMFAGMELPAKLKFGVSGCPMCCGESYVRDVGLIGKKKGWTVIFGGNSGGRPRIGDVLAEHLSKEDAVDLVRRCLEYYKENGKKKERSAKFMARIGADAFKEALGLTE from the coding sequence ATGAGCGACACCCCGGAAGGTGCCATCTTGCAGCGTGACAAAGAGACCTATGCGATTGTCCCCAGAACCCCCGCCGGAATGCTTAACGCGGAAACCCTTGAGGCCATCACCAATGTCATCAGAAAATACAATATCCCCATTGTCAAAATCACATCCGGCCAGCGCCTTGCCCTGGTGGGAATGAAAGCGGATGTGATCCCGCAGATCTGGGAAGACCTCGGCACCGACATCGGCAGAGCCACCGAGCTGTGCGTTCACTATGCCCAGGCCTGTCCGGGCACTGCGGTCTGCCGGTTCGGCCTTCAGGATTCCCTGGGGCTGGGGCTGGAGCTGGAGAAAATGTTTGCGGGGATGGAACTCCCGGCCAAGCTGAAGTTCGGGGTTTCCGGCTGTCCCATGTGCTGCGGCGAGAGCTACGTCCGCGATGTCGGCCTGATCGGCAAGAAAAAGGGCTGGACCGTCATCTTCGGCGGAAATTCCGGTGGCCGCCCCCGCATCGGCGATGTGCTGGCAGAGCATCTGAGCAAGGAAGATGCCGTTGATCTGGTCAGACGCTGCCTGGAATATTACAAAGAAAACGGCAAGAAAAAAGAGCGGTCCGCCAAATTCATGGCCCGTATCGGTGCGGATGCCTTCAAAGAAGCACTTGGCCTGACAGAATAG
- a CDS encoding TetR/AcrR family transcriptional regulator, with the protein MIAHPHKPVGTRKQQQKDETRVLILETARFLFAEKGFEKTTIREIAARAGIGLGTIFNHFKGKDSLLAAALYEDVEKNLERAFNTLPEKASAPDQLLHIARSFYTYYARQPLLAKSYLKQVMFLDGEWGEVLDEQIRRFLESVASLLRKAQERGEVAPDTDCDIAATAFFSHYIFILITGLKQAEFRPDHAAEQLGYLLTPMFPETGPEDR; encoded by the coding sequence ATGATTGCCCATCCGCATAAACCGGTCGGTACGCGAAAACAGCAGCAGAAAGATGAGACGCGGGTTCTGATCCTGGAAACAGCCCGTTTCCTGTTTGCAGAAAAGGGATTTGAAAAAACAACAATACGGGAGATCGCGGCCCGGGCCGGAATCGGCCTGGGAACCATATTTAACCACTTCAAAGGCAAAGACTCCCTTTTGGCTGCCGCGCTATATGAGGATGTTGAAAAAAATCTGGAACGCGCCTTCAATACCTTGCCTGAAAAAGCGTCGGCCCCGGATCAGCTTTTGCACATCGCCCGCAGTTTTTACACCTACTATGCCAGACAGCCGCTGCTTGCAAAAAGTTACCTTAAGCAGGTCATGTTTCTGGATGGCGAATGGGGAGAGGTTCTCGACGAGCAGATCCGGCGCTTTCTTGAGAGTGTCGCATCGCTTCTCCGGAAAGCGCAGGAACGGGGGGAGGTGGCCCCTGATACCGACTGCGACATAGCTGCAACGGCTTTCTTTTCCCACTATATCTTCATCCTTATCACCGGCCTGAAACAGGCTGAATTCAGACCGGACCACGCTGCGGAGCAACTCGGATATCTGCTGACCCCGATGTTTCCGGAGACCGGCCCCGAAGATCGTTAA
- the qmoC gene encoding quinone-interacting membrane-bound oxidoreductase complex subunit QmoC, with the protein MEKQHLVEPDLEFIAQVMKQGGDSFKNCYQCATCSVVCSLSPDNRPFPRKEMLAVSWGLKARLLADPDIWLCHQCGDCSARCPRGAAPGDVLAAVRSCVISEYATPRFWAKAVNDPGKLPWLIALPVLIFLVPGLLTGLLDFTPSGDAVVHSKFFSTWLVDMIFVPLAAAMLISFGASLRKFLNDMHRNAVMEKRTDDADIDFTGFFRALIRTLPGIFRHDNFSKCSENRERAVSHLMVFFGFGGLFITTVVIFILLYVFQIHGPFSQLNPLKWLANIAGVLLITGAVLMIKKRLSQADRKTVYGDWYLIGLVSGLGISGMLTEITRLANAAGLSYSLYIVHLVFVFHLIAFLPCSKFAHIAYRTVAMAYTRYIQEKEIGEPENQPDTPVFSRSGH; encoded by the coding sequence ATGGAAAAACAGCATCTTGTGGAACCGGATTTGGAATTCATCGCACAGGTGATGAAGCAGGGAGGAGATTCATTCAAAAATTGTTACCAGTGTGCCACCTGTTCCGTGGTCTGCTCGCTATCGCCGGACAACAGGCCATTCCCCAGAAAGGAGATGCTCGCCGTGTCATGGGGCCTGAAAGCCCGGCTTCTGGCGGACCCTGATATATGGCTGTGCCACCAGTGCGGCGACTGTTCCGCCCGGTGCCCGCGCGGGGCAGCCCCCGGTGATGTGCTGGCCGCCGTCCGCTCGTGTGTGATCTCCGAATATGCCACGCCCCGGTTCTGGGCAAAGGCGGTGAACGATCCCGGAAAACTGCCCTGGCTCATCGCTCTGCCGGTGCTGATCTTCCTGGTTCCGGGGCTTCTCACCGGCCTGCTTGATTTTACCCCCTCCGGGGATGCGGTTGTTCATTCAAAATTTTTTTCCACCTGGCTTGTGGATATGATCTTCGTTCCCCTCGCTGCCGCCATGCTGATTTCATTCGGAGCAAGCCTCAGAAAATTTCTGAACGACATGCACCGGAATGCCGTGATGGAAAAGAGAACAGATGATGCGGATATTGATTTCACGGGATTCTTTCGCGCCCTGATCCGCACCCTGCCGGGCATATTCCGGCACGATAATTTTTCGAAATGCAGTGAGAACCGTGAACGCGCCGTCTCCCATCTCATGGTATTCTTCGGTTTCGGGGGACTTTTTATCACCACCGTCGTGATTTTTATCCTGCTGTATGTTTTTCAGATTCACGGCCCCTTTTCCCAGCTCAATCCTCTGAAATGGCTGGCAAACATTGCGGGCGTCCTGCTCATCACCGGCGCTGTGCTGATGATAAAAAAACGCCTTTCACAGGCGGATCGGAAAACGGTTTACGGGGACTGGTATCTGATCGGACTCGTATCAGGGCTTGGGATCAGCGGTATGCTTACGGAAATAACCCGGCTGGCGAATGCGGCAGGATTATCTTATTCTCTCTACATCGTACATCTTGTTTTCGTTTTTCACCTGATCGCCTTTTTGCCCTGTTCAAAGTTCGCCCACATCGCCTACCGGACGGTTGCGATGGCATATACCCGGTATATACAGGAAAAGGAAATCGGAGAGCCGGAAAATCAGCCGGATACGCCTGTTTTTTCAAGATCCGGCCATTGA
- a CDS encoding B12-binding domain-containing radical SAM protein, producing MNIIVLEHPRILSEHHFNDIANTPLWSCLMGGYVGAALQQAGHTVEYTDAASRGWDFPRTLREIMNQNPNMLCVNAVYFWEHTPWLFEMLAQLRFAGFKGHINLFGFFPTLAYPAILHHSAAVDTIAVGEPEHTLCELADGLNRIRHLSRIPGLAFTKRSEIRFSGIRQPEKDPDVFPAPLRCHNPGDTVMILASRGCYNHCTFCPIPPFYNRGALWRGREPEKVVAEMAHWKDQGASDFYFADPNFIGPGKKGRDRAMKMAELIRPLGITFGMETRPDDLTPEVLEALTDAGFKSLLLGVESGSPDLLASLHKSASRNVSAEALQLCRDAGVEPEVGFLMFVPESTLDDLAHNFRFLEENQLLDRLDRTANLLCHRQIVLMGTSGFEKFENQGRLVPSGPVGFQGDVAYRDTRVKWMSELIPHACLSVLRESGKPDSPIHWEACDNAALCQRVNDWLVNLFKDLTDRARNEPFLPSLSSVRAEIDAKLNQLVSEQLTAIR from the coding sequence ATGAACATTATCGTACTGGAACACCCCAGAATTTTATCTGAACACCATTTTAACGACATTGCCAACACCCCCCTCTGGTCCTGTCTCATGGGCGGATATGTGGGCGCGGCCCTGCAACAGGCCGGTCACACGGTTGAATATACGGATGCGGCCAGCCGGGGATGGGATTTTCCCCGCACCCTCCGGGAAATTATGAACCAGAACCCGAACATGCTCTGTGTGAACGCAGTTTATTTCTGGGAGCATACGCCCTGGCTCTTTGAAATGCTGGCCCAGTTGCGCTTTGCGGGATTTAAGGGGCACATCAATCTCTTCGGCTTCTTCCCGACCCTGGCGTATCCGGCCATACTGCATCACTCGGCAGCCGTGGACACCATTGCCGTGGGCGAGCCGGAACACACCCTGTGCGAACTGGCGGACGGGCTGAACCGCATCCGGCATCTGAGCAGGATTCCCGGACTGGCCTTCACCAAAAGGTCTGAAATCCGGTTTTCAGGCATCCGCCAGCCGGAAAAAGACCCGGATGTTTTCCCCGCGCCCCTGCGGTGTCACAATCCGGGCGATACCGTGATGATCCTCGCCAGCCGGGGCTGCTACAACCACTGCACCTTCTGCCCCATTCCCCCGTTTTACAACCGGGGCGCACTGTGGCGGGGCCGTGAGCCGGAAAAGGTGGTTGCGGAAATGGCGCACTGGAAAGATCAGGGGGCTTCGGATTTCTATTTTGCAGATCCCAACTTCATCGGCCCCGGCAAAAAGGGGCGGGACCGGGCCATGAAAATGGCAGAGCTGATCAGGCCGCTGGGAATCACATTCGGCATGGAAACCCGGCCCGACGATCTGACCCCCGAAGTGCTGGAAGCGCTGACGGATGCGGGTTTCAAAAGCCTGCTGCTGGGGGTTGAAAGCGGCTCCCCGGACCTGCTCGCCAGCCTGCACAAGAGTGCGTCACGGAACGTCAGCGCCGAAGCGCTTCAGCTTTGCCGGGATGCGGGCGTGGAGCCGGAGGTCGGCTTTCTCATGTTCGTGCCGGAAAGCACTCTGGACGATCTGGCGCATAACTTCAGGTTCCTGGAGGAAAACCAGCTGCTGGACCGGCTCGACCGGACCGCCAACCTGCTGTGTCACCGGCAGATCGTCCTCATGGGCACTTCCGGTTTTGAGAAATTCGAGAACCAAGGACGGCTGGTCCCGTCCGGCCCCGTGGGATTTCAGGGCGATGTGGCCTACCGCGACACCCGTGTGAAATGGATGTCCGAACTGATTCCCCACGCCTGCCTTTCCGTGCTGCGGGAAAGCGGAAAACCGGACTCCCCGATCCACTGGGAAGCCTGCGACAACGCGGCCCTCTGTCAGCGGGTGAACGACTGGCTGGTGAATCTCTTCAAAGATCTGACGGACCGGGCGCGGAATGAACCGTTTCTGCCGTCCCTCTCCTCGGTGAGAGCGGAAATCGACGCAAAACTGAACCAGTTGGTCAGTGAGCAGTTGACAGCGATCCGCTGA